One window of Nymphaea colorata isolate Beijing-Zhang1983 chromosome 1, ASM883128v2, whole genome shotgun sequence genomic DNA carries:
- the LOC116250993 gene encoding uncharacterized protein LOC116250993 → MEVLAIDWDNIDSRFIRDDAYEGINAPKWVDFLAPEDPTDEESFFCRPDCQHPKSLADFHLQRSSKFKHDRQTRASLVRSSSKSEATTPLREMNGRELRSKSRVLVSSSVTSLAELRSPKKTKAPYQPPFTESECENRNPNSPASVNPVRKGKFTNEFKVEKQVQRQNLVQRPAAAMKERKSEKPEPETPSKTPPLRSTHSARNLFAGRDILSQISEFCTELKKLALNGNRAAGLPVNPETTKPTTPRKDRSGKESNEAGTAAGSSTAENQRRKPLNSSRKDRGENSSKKAEGKAGGHRPEWKITGKVNGGSSSSSSSKGVRSAPPTPQKFPPHPSALKPPIASPLKSSSTRSISMEERIRSLQESSPNGKMRTAGEEIEEDKLTISPLVDRSLDLFWFLKPCSLPSRK, encoded by the exons ATGGAAGTCTTGGCCATCGATTGGGACAACATTGACAGCAGATTCATCAGGGACGACGCCTATGAAGGAATCAACGCTCCCAAATGGGTCGATTTCTTGGCCCCTGAGGATCCCACCGACGAGGAGTCCTTCTTCTGCAGGCCCG ATTGCCAGCATCCAAAGTCCCTCGCAGATTTCCACTTGCAGAGGTCCTCCAAATTCAAG CACGACCGACAAACGCGTGCTTCGCTTGTCAGATCTTCCAGCAAATCGGAGGCAACAACGCCTCTCAGGGAGATGAATGGAAG GGAACTGAGATCTAAAAGCAGAGTACTCGTCTCATCGTCCGTGACTTCCCTCGCCGAGCTGAGATCTCCAAAGAAGACAAAGGCACCGTACCAGCCTCCATTTACGGAATCCGAATGCGAGAACAGAAATCCGAACAGCCCTGCTTCCGTGAATCCGGTTCGCAAAGGCAAGTTCACGAATGAATTCAAGGTAGAGAAACAGGTCCAGAGGCAAAATTTGGTTCAGAGACCAGCGGCGGCGATGAAGGAACGAAAGTCGGAAAAGCCAGAGCCTGAAACTCCCAGCAAGACGCCGCCTTTGAGAAGCACTCATTCGGCCCGGAATCTGTTCGCGGGGAGGGACATTCTGAGCCAGATATCGGAGTTCTGCACAGAGTTGAAAAAGCTCGCACTTAACGGGAACCGAGCGGCGGGGCTGCCAGTGAACCCCGAAACGACGAAACCGACGACTCCAAGGAAGGATCGTTCGGGCAAGGAAAGCAACGAGGCCGGGACTGCCGCAGGGTCTTCTACAGCCGAGAATCAGAGGAGGAAGCCCTTGAACTCCTCCAG GAAAGACCGAGGGGAAAATAGCAGCAAAAAGGCTGAAGGAAAGGCGGGAGGTCACCGGCCAGAATGGAAGATCACCGGGAAAGTAAACGGCGgcagtagcagcagcagcagcagcaagggAGTCCGATCGGCACCCCCGACGCCTCAAAAGTTTCCTCCTCACCCTTCTGCACTCAAGCCACCAATAGCTTCCCCTCTCAAGTCTTCTTCCACCCGCTCAATCTCCATG GAGGAGAGGATAAGAAGTCTACAAGAGTCGTCGCCAAATGGAAAGATGAGGACCGCAGGTGAGGAGATTGAGGAGGATAAGTTAACAATTTCACCACTGGTAGACCGATCATTAGACCTGTTTTGGTTCTTGAAGCCGTGCTCTCTCCCGTCCCGTAAATAG